A stretch of DNA from Corallococcus silvisoli:
TTCGTCTTTGGCCAGGCGGACCGGGAGTCGAACGTCGCGGTGCTGAGCGTGTACCGGCTGCGCCAGGGCGCGGAGGGTGAGGCGCTGCGCCGCCGCGTGCAGGTGGAGGCGGTGCACCAGGTGGGACACCTCATCGGCCTGTCCTACTGCGAGGACTCCCGGTGCGTGATGTTCTTCCCGCAGGCTCCGCAGGACATCGACCGCAAGTCGCTGGGCCCCTGCAATGTCTGTCGCAACGAGCTGAACCGGCTCAACCGCTGAGGCGCGTGAGGGGGCGCGTGAATGCCTCCTCGCGCGTTGACGTCCTGTCCAGCGCGCCCTGTAGTCTGCGGGCCGAAGCGTGTGACAGGGCCGGCACGGCGGGAGACAGTGATGATGGGCATGCGGCGATGGCTCGGTGGCGTGGTGGCGGTGGGGATGTTGGGGGCGTGCCAGCCCCTGGATGACGCGGGTGGCGGTGGCACCACGGGCGACGTCCTCTTCAACCAGGGCTTCGCCTTCGTGCGCGACGACCGGAACGTCTACGTGGTGGACGACGACGGCGACCCCAACAGCCCGCAGCGGCTGACGACGGGCGGCGGCGCTTACACGCCCTCGATTTCGAAGAACGGCAACAGCATCGTGTTCGTGCGGCGCTCGGGCAACGTGTCCTCGCTCCAGACGGTGCCCACCTCGGGCGGGCCGGTGGCCACGCTGCTGAGCACCAACGACGCGGCGTGCGGCAGCTGCACCAACTTCCGCGGGCCCACGTTCAGCCCGGATGGCCGCACCATCGTCTTCGCGTTCGACCGGACATCCGGATCGCTGGGCTCGCTGGCGCGCATCGGGGTGGATGGCAGTGGCTTCACGGAGCTGACGCCCAACGCGGGCATCGCCTTCGGGTCGCCGTCCTTCTTCCCCAACGGCAACACGGTGCTGGCGCCCGCGGGCACCGTCGCGTCCCAGCTCAACCAGCTCGCGTTCGTGCCGGTGGGCGGTGGCACCACGCGCTTCGTGTCGCTGGGCAACGAGGTGCTGGCCATCGCGAACCGCGCGGTGGTGTCTCCGGATGGGCAGCAGGTGGCGCTGGACGGGCGGCTGTCCTCCGGCAGCACGCGCATCTTCGTGGGCAACGTGACGGCCACCGGCCTCAACGGCGTCCTGCGGCGGTTGACGGACTACACGGCGAGCACGGTGCAGGAGAGCTTCCCCAGCTGGGCGGGCAGCACGGGGCTGGGCTTCCTCTTCAACGACTCCGGCGGCGACCCGAGCATCTACCGCGCCCCGGTGTCCTCGACGGCCAGCTCCGTCACCCTCGCGGTGCCCGTCGCGAACGAGCCCTTCTACGGGCCCAACTGATATTCGCGCGGGGGCCGCTGCTGCCCGGCGAGCGGCGGCTTCGGGGGTTCTCCCGGGTAAGGGCTGGAGCAGGGGGCATGAGGCGATGGCCTCCATGGCGCTCCCTGCTCCTACCGGGTGTCCCCGGTCAGCGACCAGGCTTGCAGCAGCCCGAGGACACCGACGGCCGCGAACAGCAGCAGGAAGACGGTTCCCCGGATGACGTCACGGCGCTCGACGCCTGTCCCCGGCCGCATGTTGTGGTGGGGCGCATCCGCCAGATAGACGATGTCGACGGTGGAGCCCGGTGGACGCTCCCCGTCGTCCGCCGCTTCCCGGAAGTTGCCGTACATCCGCGACCCGTCCGGCAGCGCGAAGCAATGGAAGACATGCTGCTGGCGGCTCCGGGCATACCGCGTGACGCTGACGACCTCCGCGCGCACGCGCACCCCCTCCTGCCGCAGCCGCACGGTGATGCCG
This window harbors:
- a CDS encoding TolB family protein, with translation MRRWLGGVVAVGMLGACQPLDDAGGGGTTGDVLFNQGFAFVRDDRNVYVVDDDGDPNSPQRLTTGGGAYTPSISKNGNSIVFVRRSGNVSSLQTVPTSGGPVATLLSTNDAACGSCTNFRGPTFSPDGRTIVFAFDRTSGSLGSLARIGVDGSGFTELTPNAGIAFGSPSFFPNGNTVLAPAGTVASQLNQLAFVPVGGGTTRFVSLGNEVLAIANRAVVSPDGQQVALDGRLSSGSTRIFVGNVTATGLNGVLRRLTDYTASTVQESFPSWAGSTGLGFLFNDSGGDPSIYRAPVSSTASSVTLAVPVANEPFYGPN
- a CDS encoding DUF3592 domain-containing protein, with amino-acid sequence MPFTTLIILLVVFAGAPLLLLRLLLKYRGITVRLRQEGVRVRAEVVSVTRYARSRQQHVFHCFALPDGSRMYGNFREAADDGERPPGSTVDIVYLADAPHHNMRPGTGVERRDVIRGTVFLLLFAAVGVLGLLQAWSLTGDTR